AGCCGACCTGTAAGCTTGGGTCTCTTTCAATTGGGTCTGCAGTATTTAGGAGTAAGACTATGTAACTTTGACATTCTTATAGACAGTGCAACATAATTCGTGATTGAAGGGGATAATGTGCAGATGCGTTGCGTGAGTGAGCCGAGAGTGACAGCAGTTTAAGTGACACATGCGGATACGAGCTGCTTGCTGGTAATGCAGAAAGTCTAGAGGTGAAGACCTTCTTCCCCTATAAACGCGGAAGGCTTTGCGCAGTACCATTGCCCAGTGGCAGCATCTTGCCTTCCAGGGCACCGATCGAACTGGAATATTTATATCGTAGCAGATAATTTCTAGAGGCTTTTATATGGAACATTTTGGCCTTTCTTGTTTCTAGGTCATAAAACTCTGGAAACCAGCGACACGTGCCAAAACTCCAAGGCATCGCGAGCGCATTCCATCAAGTATGGACGCCAAGTCCAACCCACCTGGCCCTCCTGTAACTTCGAGCCAAGGATTACTGCAAGGCGGAACGTCTCGTGAAACTGGGAAGAGTATACGTGCGGCACCAGTATGCTCGGGGTCAGCGGTCCTCTCTTCCGCTTTCATCGTCTGCAAAGAATGCAGTGTCGCCGGTGTCCCCGAACAGCAACCTGCCTCGACCTTCGGCAAAACGAGACACCGCAATTCGGTCGTCTGGAAGGCCACAAGATCCAGCAGCTGAACACAAGTCCCCGATAGGGTCCAGAGAGCAGCCAAAGGACCTCGCCGACACCGCCGCCCTTACTGCAGCGGCGACATGTCAAGGTCCGACTCAGCGACAACGGCGACACCCCTCGCAGAAGCCGTCAAGCCGAGGTCCGCACCACCAGGCCGACGTGGTAGCAAATCAGGAGAAGCATCACGGGAAACGGCACAAACCTAAAGTCGCGGACGTGACAGGAGGTCACAACGACGACGTGCGGATGCTCAGCCACGCGCTGCTGTCTCCTCCAGCCGTCGACAATGAACGACAGCCGAAGGCACCATCAGAGGAAAACAACCCCGGAGTAATAGAGACCAAGGTTACCGACTTCCTCAGTCACGTGGAACGAAATTCGCCCCAGCGGAGATACGAGAGCCCCGACGAAGGACCTCGCGTTGCTTCTTCAGGCTCGGCGGCCACATCAGAGAACGCGCGCTTTGACGACGGTAGCAAAAGTAAGGAGGATGGCGGCCAAAGTGGAACCACTGCGAGCCACGACGTAGACGGCAAGACGCCTGTCGGGGCCACCGCAAATCCCAAAGCCGAGGAAAATACAGGACGGAGGATTGGCAGCTGTGCTGAGAGCCGAGCGTTAGACGGCAAGCCGCTCGTCGGGACCACTGCCAATGCTGGTGCCAAGGAAAATGCAGGACGGGATACTGTCGAGAATCCTGGAGGCGGAAGAGAAGGCGGTGCTGTCGGCGGAGAAGTGCACAAGAAACCGAGCGCAGTGACAGTCGTCTCGCCACATGCAGAAGCGGGAGGTGTCAAACAGACAAGGCGTGAAAGCGACGCAGGGGCGACACCTAGCCCGACGATCTACACCCAAAAGACGACAATGACCGGTCGTAATCGCTCGCGAAAGTCGGTCGACCAACGTTCTGTGTACTCGCTTTCAACGCTCAAGGACTTGGCAAGTATTTCAATATGCGGTTGTTGCCAGTGCAGGCTTGCGTTGAtgtcagagagagaaaaaaacaaagaatccGGCATGCtattaaaggggcactaaagatgACCTATAaatcagtttagattgataaGGCGTTCTTTCAAAACTCTGTATTTGTTAATTTAGCGGTAAtacgttgtttattaaaagcgaAAATAACCGCCGTAATGGCATGGttgctatggcattgcgctgctaagcccgagaccgcggaatcaaatcccggccgcggcggctgcatttagacgggggcgaaatgcaaaaacgcccgtgtaccgtacgttgggtgcacgttaaagaacgccaggtggtcggAAATAATTCGGAGTTCcatactacggcgtgccgcataaccatatcgtggttttgacacataaaaccTCAGAAGTAATTTAATTgttctttaatttaattaatcCATGACGTCGGGGACGTACGGTAACTTATAGGCGGCGTCGCCATGCCACCCGTTTCTCGTTTTGCGTCCTTTCGCTTACCAAGCAAAGAAGACGCACGATCCTCTCACGGTAAGGGAGGCTTTGTTGATATTGTGGAAGGGCGAATTGCTAATACAGCTCAATTCAGTTTTCTCATCTTTAGTGTCGCTTTAAGGTGGCAGGCCGCACACACAAAACAAATTTCTTTAAATCGGTAGCCAGGACATTTCTCGGAATAAACATGCCCTATTTAACTTAATAAACTAACTACTTAAGGTGCAGAAAACGgttaattttattttttgcaggTAATTTTTATTGTAAAATGTGGTAAAAGTGCTAGTCGCGCCAGCAGTGATAACTAATGAATCGCTGAATTGAGTAAAGTTTTGGTATTTATGTGGCTAATTGTGAGGCCTATGAAATGAACTAGGATAAATGCAATGTGATAAATATTATGGAAGAAATGTTCGAAAAACTAAGCAAAGTGAAAAAAATTAGCAAATTTTGACCAAATGTATTTGCAAAATGAgctgtaaatgaaaaaaaaatgcatcaatTTCTTTTGTTCGAGTTGGTTGCACACATGTCTATGTGAGGAATGAGTGTGCAAAATTTAATATAAAAATATTCATTAAAAAAAGCATTGCCAAAGTTTGCGTAACATGAGGTGGAGAAAAGTCTTGTTTTGAGAAAAACGTAAACAAATCTTCAAACCATGTGGAAGATGTCAAAAACAACAGAGACCGTAAATGCACCAGCTTCTTAGGTGGATCCCCCATGAGATGTACGAGAGTATTCTTTTGTTCGTGTGGCTGCTCGGCGACAACATCAAATTAAAAAAGAAGTTTGAATAATTTTGAAAAATATTTGTATAAAATAAATAGTACTGATTTTCAGTTTCGCTGTACGAGAGTATGGGTTGGAAAATTCACTGTAACTCCCTAACTAATGGTGATAGGAATACAATTTCTTTTGCAACATGTTGCTGAATTTTTGGGCATACAcaaaatgtaaaaataaaaaaatcaatcTCGCACAAAAAATTACTTTTGAATGTGGCCTACCACCTTAAGAGGTGAGGGGATCGTACCTGAACGCGGGGGCTGCCACACTAGGTCGCCTGACAATCGGCCAATCGGCCTGGCGATATCGGGTCCTCGTGACGCCGGAGCGTTAATTTGCTGTACTGACTGTATATATGCCCCGCAATTGGCAGGCCGTTGACAATTGGACGAGTTGTTATGGGGCCCATAAGTCAGGGTAAGGGCTAGCAGACTGGCTACGGATCGGGAGCCGCACGCAGCTTCTCTCAAGTTTACACGTTTGACTCCCAGCCGCTGCTAGACAAGGCATGTTAGTAGTACGTGTCGATATGGATACGTAGTAAAATATTGCGCTAGCGTTTGCTGGACCAGTAGTTCACAAGTTTATGATCATTGTTTCTTGGCGGTCCCCCCTTTGCTCCAAGTCACATACTCCAATATTTTTTTGCGGCTCTTGAGGACTTTAGTGAGCTCTTTTGCGAGTATGTCTGCCTCGCCACCCCTGAAAACCTAGCGGGTCCGGCAAGTGCGAAATAAATATATCTCAATTAAAGTGCCACAATGTTTAATGTTAGTGCAAAAATACGTCTATTGAATTGAAACGACTTCTTGCTTCTCGAGGTTCATTTGAGAGTACGTGCTTTAGGTTTTCTTCCATCTGCCCTTGTTCCATCTGCTCTTCCATCTGCCTTTGTTCCATCTGCCCTTCCATCTGTCTTTGTTCCATCTGCCCTACGCGAATTCATGGATTCGGCAAATGGCAGTCGCGATAGGGGCCGTAGTCGGCCTCGATGTTCTCCCATATTCCTTGCCGCGAAGCCAGACAGTCCGTGAGGTCACAACTCGCAATCGCCGTCTTCATAGCTGCCGCCGCTTCTCCAGGCTCTACCCTCGTAGCCAACTATGATTCGTCGCGTGAACTTGAGCCTACTGACAGTCCCATTATAGTCAGCGTCCTTCACGACGACGTGGAAGTGCCGCAAGCGCTTGAAGCGTCGCGCGCTCTCAGCCGTTCGAGCACCGTTATGTGTCGCTGACTCCGCCTACGCGTTGCAGGCGACCACGCTCAAGACCGATTCGCTGGTGCCAGGACCGTCCCACCATTCGCTGACAATGCAAAGCATGCGGTACTTCGTCGTGTCGATGGTCAGCGTCGCTGTCCTGTTCACGATCGTGGTGTCGCTGCTCCTGTGGATTATGGCTAGAGGGACCGTGTCTGGAGCTCCTGGCCTCTGCTCCACGCCCGGCTGTGCGGAACTCGCGGCCGCTTTCGAGAGCATGCTCAACTATAGTGTTGACCCGTGCGAAGACATGCACGCTTTCGTCTGCTCCAAGGGAATCCCCCGCAGCTCCGGTGCCGGCCGCAGTTCGCTGAGCCTGGTGGCGAACGTCATCAGGCAGTACGAGCTGCAGATGGTCAAGATGTTCGTCGAGGGACAGACCACCTTCAGGGCGTCCTCGTAAGTCTCCATTCTGGTCATTGAAGGATTACTGAGACATATTTGTATAGAAGCTGTATACTACTATCGCAGTGGTCTCAGACACGCGGTACTGATCAGGTGCGGTCCGCGTGGCACCACTGAATAGTGCACCCCCTCATCGCCTCCGACTGTGTGTTGCTGCCAGTTTAGACTCGCCCAAATGTGTGTTCCTTTTCCTAGAGAGGTAGACGTAGTAGTTCTCGTGCCAGAAGAGTACAGACATCGATGGAATAACAAGCGATGGTAAACAGCGATGGAATAACCAGCACAGACAGACCTTTCCGAGCGGTAGTTGCACGCTAATAAGATCAGGCGTGATTAACCGGGACCATGCTCGTCCTTCTGCTTGAAAGTAGGTGCGGGTGTGATTCAGCTTTTCCACCTCGAAGCATAATAAAACGAATGGAAGAGGTAAATGCCAAGAAAGACATCTGCAGAAGACGCGCCCTCGGCCGCGCTTACACAGCAGGCAGTTTGGAAACAGTCTTTTTCTTGAATCACGTTACACCCGAAGTCCCAACCGATGGCTCCTTTTCCCATGTGCTGACTGTTCGGTAAGTATTTCCGTGTAATTACAGGCAAACACAGCAATAATAgaggcggaaggggggggggggggcagagaaaTTCGGCGAGAAAAGGCGCCTGCCGCACGCTTAGAGGTGCGGCCCACTAAGAACTATGCGGACTGGATGTGGCCCTGTGTCAGAGACGAGTTTGAGACCACTGCTCTATCGTATACGATTACAGCCCGTAATATATAGGATACCACTTAGCAAGTGTGAAGTTTGGGACACATTTTTATAAGATAATTCAGTTTGATACGAAGGCTGGTCTCGCAATGCCAGACCTGGCGTAATCGACATTACGTCGATGGCCCACTTTGGAAGGACGTCGGCCAATCTCAAACAATAAAAACTGGGAGTAAAGTATAAACCCCATGCAAGCGATCTTCCGCATGACGGCGATAAGTGACGCGATAGAGATGGCTCCCGCGTACGCCTGGTCATAACGCACGGCAGGCGAACTTTTCTGATGTTGTGTAGTAATGAGCCTAGATATGATAATATTGCtcattaaataaataatttaacAGAAGTAATGCGCGCATTTCTTCATGCTGCGCTCGTGATTGGCATCTGCAGCGATCACAGGAACGGAGCTAGCCAGTGTATTCTGCGACATCACGACGCATCCGCTTCCTGGGTTACCGAAACCGAAAGTGCTTCGTAGACACAAGTATCTTCAGAAAATTATTTAGGGTGCTCTGCCGCTCGCCAAATTTAGAGGGTTAGTACCTTCGTTCAAGGTAACGAGGTGATAAGTCTGAAATGTATGCCAATACTCCTGTTATGTAATTAACGGTTGCACTTCGCAGTACCGGCGTACAGTGCCGGAGTAATTGCGGTCATTCTGCCCTCCGCCGCTCTTTCGTGCAGCATGGTGTCCGACTTTTTGCGGGCCTGCACGAGCTCCTCCAAAACACCACCGTCCGTCGAGCCCTTCGTCACTTTTTTCGAAAATGTGTTCGTCCCGTGGCCTTTCGGTGTCCCGTACGACAAAGAGCAGCACCCCCTGGAGTCCGTCTTGACGCTCACTCTCAACTATGGCATCAGCACGTGGTTCCGCGCCTACGTCCTCATGGCGAGGCAGCGAGCGTTCGCTTCCAACTCGAGCGTCAAGCCGACCTTGTTCATTGAGGTGAGTGGCAGGACGCGGTTAATTATCAGCCACAAAAGTGTGTACTTGAAGGCCAAAGCGAAACTTTTGCTGCACTCTCCTTTACGAGGTTGCTGTATTAAAGCAAATGTTCCTTGGCGAAAGCTCCCGGGCTTAGGTgtctgtggctgctgctgctggacaCGCGCACATGCTCACGTAGGGGCCTTGCTCTCGTTGTAGACGCATGTAACGGGCTAGCGTACAGGGGAGGGAAAGGTAAGGTGGGTGGTTAGGTCTAACGTCTTGAGGGACGGACGGCCCGTGCCCCCAAGGCCTGGATCCGCCAGCACTGATGACTTTGCATATTACAGGGTCTCAGGCAGTTGGTATTACACAAGCGCCGACTCCCAACTGCAGCGTTTGTTGTCGTATGGTGAATAtactatacagggtgatcatttttaagttttacggaattttttaaaatagcatattgcagataacataattgtagtccttgaggtGGATTactcagaggcggacattatttgcacgaggaatcgaaacacgtattcaactaattaaaaaaatcttAATTAGTGTcggaattaattactttatggcacatattgtaatttacgaattgtagcgccAG
This genomic stretch from Dermacentor silvarum isolate Dsil-2018 chromosome 2, BIME_Dsil_1.4, whole genome shotgun sequence harbors:
- the LOC125943539 gene encoding uncharacterized protein LOC125943539; this encodes MLSHALLSPPAVDNERQPKAPSEENNPGVIETKVTDFLSHVERNSPQRRYESPDEGPRVASSGSAATSENARFDDGSKSKEDGGQSGTTASHDVDGKTPVGATANPKAEENTGRRIGSCAESRALDGKPLVGTTANAGAKENAGRDTVENPGGGREGGAVGGEVHKKPSAVTVVSPHAEAGGVKQTRRESDAGATPSPTIYTQKTTMTGRNRSRKSVDQRSVYSLSTLKDLASISICGCCQCRLALMSEREKNKESGMLLKGH